Genomic DNA from Magnolia sinica isolate HGM2019 chromosome 4, MsV1, whole genome shotgun sequence:
tctggatcgacggtcgtttccttattttaatttcgtttttactataaatagtaagttttagtttgattataactcttcatccgggctttaggagttgcgtccaacatgaaaagagcttagaatacttaggagaatggtttggtgaagctaaataggacacttactattttcagctgaaaaccttgcacactagtagacatcacgaccgtcttactatttatagtaagtggcgaattctaggagttttagttgtagtttgcttttgatttctctctcattgcttggtatccctatttaaagggttgtgaactcgtttattgggATTaatttaatcaatttcaaatttagtagaatttatttctattttctgctttctttcctcgtggattcgagaagtctctttgaggagtccagataagctccgtggattcggagtagttatcctcttgaggaagacggtgatcgatcttatcacgttcatccctacgtcaaacacatacatccatCACAGATAAAAAGAAATTGGACATGTTAATGCATCAAACCAAGCTAAACACAATATTACAAAACCAAGCCAATAATAAAGATTTACCGGGCTCCTCACAACAATAGAGGTATTTGCTCCAAAATTAGAGAGATCAAATGCGATCTCCATGCCTGAATTCCCAGACCCAACAACTAAAACAGCCTTATCACTGTAATCACTCCCTGACTTGTACAGGTTAGAGTGCACAACCTCCCCAGGGAATGTCTCCAACCCTGGTATGTCAGGTATAAACCCTTGACTATTTTCCCCGGAAGCAACAATCAGGAACTGACCCCTATACTCTTCTACCTCATCCGTAACCAAGTTACGGGCCTCAACAACCCATCGACCAACATCCTGATCGAATAATGCAGACTCAACAGATCGACAGTACAAGGGAGCCAATTTAAAATGAGACACATATTGGTCAATATACTGGATGAAATCCTTCTTAGGGATGTAGGTAGGTGAGGAAGGAGGGTGGGGCATATGAGGAAGGTGGCAGAATTGCTTTGCTAAGTGAAGATTCAAACGGTCATAGGCCCTTTTCTTccaaagagaagcacaacaaTCTTCTCTTTCTAAGATTATATTAGGGATGGAAAGGAGGTTTAGGCATGCTGAGGTTGCTAGGCCTGATGGACCAGCTCCTACTATCACTACTATGCTCTCCATCTCTCACACTAGTCTGGTAATTTTCTCTCTCACTGCTATTACTAATGCCTAATGTCACTGTCGCTGTTGAAGGCGTCTCCTTGTTCTATTTATAATCAATGAGAAttgtttgatactctgacagtttatgatgcttgatacacaggcattgTTAATCAATCACATGCCATATATTACATCAAATCAAGCTGTCTAAATTGCCGAAGCCACCATAACCATGTCACATGACCAAAATCAGATCGGTTGACCTGTTCTTGCTTCTGATATGCGGATACTTATTGGCTGAAATagaaccgttggatattttttatttcaatgaTCGAAAAGTGTATACAACTCTCAATGTTAAGTAAGTGTGATGTTTGGTTTCTGATACATCTAAAACATGGAGCCATAATTTAGCTGGTTCAATTCAAATTACTCATGCGTGAAATGTACAAGTTTTCACTGCCTGTGTATCATTG
This window encodes:
- the LOC131244058 gene encoding probable indole-3-pyruvate monooxygenase YUCCA10 produces the protein MESIVVIVGAGPSGLATSACLNLLSIPNIILEREDCCASLWKKRAYDRLNLHLAKQFCHLPHMPHPPSSPTYIPKKDFIQYIDQYVSHFKLAPLYCRSVESALFDQDVGRWVVEARNLVTDEVEEYRGQFLIVASGENSQGFIPDIPGLETFPGEVVHSNLYKSGSDYSDKAVLVVGSGNSGMEIAFDLSNFGANTSIVVRSPVHVLTRDMVHLGMVLLKYLPCSLVDTITLLLSKLKFGDLSKYGIRRPAKGPFHLKAIAGRSPVIDVGTIGKIMSREIEVLPALASIRDCFANFADGTSHPFDAIVFATGYRSTANCWLKGDDYLLDAEGMPLPSFPNHWKGKGGLYCVGLSRRGLAGVSMDAVNVANDIKRVLDEDVN